From a region of the Arachis ipaensis cultivar K30076 chromosome B09, Araip1.1, whole genome shotgun sequence genome:
- the LOC110267087 gene encoding uncharacterized protein LOC110267087 — translation MTSYRIKILVEDGTSCGMFVLLDSAVTKLLGRTCSDVFLLLEDEMEKIEHPYCPQFFHQLIGKEIVFKVQAKRINSPGYCGTFKIINVISDAHFFNKLQSDQCIKDVSSDSAFSPILEDFSQCGQLRSYDNQVISGVPIQLHSIKEMLADILCAKIYSSASRNVSIYVYVLNRLNCVSACVV, via the exons ATGACCAG TTACAGGATTAAGATACTTGTTGAAGATGGTACTTCTTGTGGAATGTTTGTCTTGTTAGACAGTGCAGTCACTAAGCTATTAGGGAGAACCTGCTCTGATGTGTTTTTGTTGTTAGAAGATGAAATGGAG AAAATTGAGCACCCATACTGTCCACAGTTTTTTCATCAACTCATTGGGAAAGAGATtgttttcaaagttcaagcaaaGCGGATTAATAGTCCCGGTTATTGCGGTACCTTTAAAATCATCAATGTCATTAGTGATGCACATTTTTTCAACAAACTTCAGTCTGATCAGTGCATCAAG GATGTTAGTTCTGATTCGGCCTTTAGCCCAATACTTGAAGACTTCTCTCAGTGTGGACAGCTTAGAAGTTATGACAACCAAGTCATATCTGGTGTTCCAATACAACTGCATAGCATTAAAGAGATGCTTGCTGACATTCTTTGTGCTAAAATATATTCTTCTGCATCAAGAAATGTTAGTATTTATGTTTATGTTCTCAACCGTCTGAACTGTGTTTCAGCATGTGTAGTATGA